The genomic window ACGCGGTGGGCACCGCGTCGGCCGAGGCCGTGGTCGGGCGCACCTTCAACGCCGGTACCGGCGGCGAGATCTCGGTCGGCGACCTGGTCACCCTGGTCGGCAAGCTGATGGAGGTCGAGCTGACGGTCCGGGAGGACACCCAGCGGCTGCGGCCGGCCAACTCCGAGGTGATGCGCCTGGTCGCCGACGCGAGCCGGCTGCGCGCCGCCACCGGCTGGGCGCCCGCGCACTCCCTGCAGGCGGGCCTGGAGAAGACCATCGCGTTCTTCCGCGACCCGGCCAACCTGGCCCGCTACAAGACCGACATCTACAACGTCTGAACCCGTCCACGTCGACTCGTCTGAGCACGTCCACCTCGACTTCCTGGGGGAGACCACCATGCACGCAGTGATTCTGGCCGGGGGCAAGGGCGTTCGGCTTCGGCCCTACACCACCGCCCTGCCCAAGCCGCTGGTGCCGATCGGCGACCAGCACGCCATTCTGGAAATCGTGATGCGGCAGCTGGCCGCCGCCGGCTTCACGACCGTGACCCTCGCCATCGGGCACCTGGGGCACATCATCCGCGCCTACGTCGGCAACGGCTCGCAGTGGGGCCTGCGGGTCGGCTACGCCGTCGAGGACACCCCGCTCGGCACCATGGGCCCGCTGCTCACCATGCTCGACCGGCTGCCCGAGAACTTCCTGGTGATGAACGGCGACATCCTCACCGACCTGGACTTCGCCGGGGTGCTGCGGCACCACGAGGAGGCCGGCGCACCGCTGACCATCGCGACCTACGCCCGCGAGGTGAAGATCGACTTCGGCGTGCTGACCACCGAGCAGGGCAGCATCACCGCCTTCCGCGAGAAGCCGAGCATGGACTACCGCGTCTCGATGGGCGTCTACGGCGTCTCGCGGACCGCGCTGTCCAACTACACCCCCGGACTCCCGCTCGGCTTCGACGAGCTGGTCCTCGACCTGCTGGCCGCCCAGACCCCGCCGGCCGCCTACGAGTTCAACGGTTACTGGCTGGACATCGGCCGGCCGGACGACTACGACCGGGCGAACGCCGAGTTCGCCGCCCGCCGCTCGCTGCTGCTGCGCGACGACCGCACCGAGCGGGCGCTGGGCGAGCAGTTGCCCGAGCTGCCGCTCCAGACGCCGCCCGGTGTCGAGTCGGTGCCCGCGGCCGAACCGGCCCGGGTCGGCGCCGAAGGGCGGGCCGCGTGAGGATCCTGCTGCTCGGCGGCAACGGCTTCCTCGGCCGGCACGCCGCCACCGCGCTGCGGGCGCTGCCCGCAGCCGAACTGGCCACCGCGGGACGCCGGCCCGACCACGATCTGCGCCTTGATCTGACGAATAGTCAGGTCGAGTCACTGGCAGCCGATCTGGCCGAGCTCGCCCCCTCCGTGGTGGTCAACTGCGCCGGGGCGGTGTCCGGCAGCGCCCGCCACCAGAGCGAGGTCAACGCCCGGGGTCCGGCGGTCCTCGCCGAGGCCCTCGAACTCAGCTGCCCCACCGCCAGGTTGATCCACCTCGGGTCGGGCGGCGAGTACGGTCCGGGCCGGGACGGCACCTCGCTGGCCGAAACGGACCAGCCGAGCCCCACCGGGATCTACGGCGTGACCAAGCTGGCCGGCACCCTGGCGGTGACCGGGTCCGCACTGGACGCGGTGGTGCTGCGGATCTTCAACCCGGTCGGCCCCGGCTCCCCCGCCGCCTCGCTGCCCGGCCGGCTGGCCGCCGAACTCGCGGCCGACCCGGGCGGCGTGGTGACGGTCGGCGACCTGTCCGCGTACCGTGACTTCGTGGACGCCCGCGATGTCGCCGCCGCCGTGGTGGCCGCCGTACTGGCCACCGCACCGCTGCCCCGGATCCTCAACATCGCCGGTGGCCGGGCCCGCCCGGTGCGGGCGATCGCCGACGGGCTGGTCGCGGCGGCCGGCTTCACCGGCCGGATCGAGGAGAGCGGTGCCGGCTCGGCCCGCTCGGCCACCGTCTCCTGGCACCAGGCCGACATCGGCGCCGCCGAACGTGCACTCGACTGGCGGCCCCGGATCCCGCTGGAGCAGAGCTTGCGCGACCTGTGGTCGGACGTCCGGGGCCCGGCCCCGGCGCCCGGTCCGGGCAGCGCCGACCAGTTGGTGGCCGGCAGCCGATGACCAGCACTCCCGCCGCCCGCCTGCTGGTGCCGCTGTACGTCCACCCCGCGGTGGACCCGGCGGCCTGGCAGGCGGTCGCGGCTGCCGGCCCCGACACCGTGCGCGCCGTCGTGCTCAACATCGCGGACGGGCCGGGGCCGGCCCCCGACCCCGCCTTCGAACAGGCGGCGGCCGACCTGACCGAGGCCGGCATCCCGCTGCTCGGCTACGTGGACACCGCCTACGGCGCGCGCCCGCACGGCGAGGTAGTGGCCGACCTGCTGACCTTCCGTCAGTGGTACGCCACCAGCGGGGTCTACTTCGACCAGGCCGCCGGCCACCCGGCAGCCCTGGCGCACTACCGCAGACTCGCCACCGCGGCCCGCGCGGCCGGCTGCACGACGATCGTCCTCGGACACGGCGTGCACCCCGAACCCTCCTTCGCCGAACCCGAGTTGGGTGATCTGCTGGTCACCTTCGAGGGCAGCTGGACGGAGTACGACGCCTTGGCGCTGCCGCTGTGGACCGGACACCATCCGGCCGAGCGGTTCTGCCACCTGGTCTACCAGGTCCCCGCCGAGGCCGCCGAGGCGGCGGGCGCGCTGATCGCCTCCCGCCGGGCCGGCGTCGGCTGCACGGTGTCCGGGAGCGGCGACAACCCCTGGGCGACGCTGCCGCACGGGCTCGCGCCACCGGCCCGGCCGTTCGCCGTCGTCGGACCACGCACCACCGCACCACCCGCCGCCACGGGGAACCCCGCCACTCCACCGTCGACGCCGAAGCCCTCGGAGTGCCCACTGTGACCCGTCGTAGCACCGCCCTGCTGGCGGCCCTGACCCTGACCACCGCGATGCTGGTGAGCGCCTGCGCCAGCGACGGCGGTGACGACTCCGACCAGCCGGAGCCGGGTCCGGCCACCTCGGCGGCCAACTCTCCCAGCGGGGGCGCGAGTTCACCATCGTCTCCGTCGGCTCTCCCGTCCGCCACCGGATCGCCGGCCGCTTCGGGCCCGCCCTCCGCCGGCGCCTCCGGTCCGGGCTCGGCGTCACCGTCCGGCTCGGCGTCACCGTCGGGTCCGGCGTCCCCCACGCCGTCCGGCTCCACCGGCGGCACGGGCCAGGCCTACTGGCACCCGACCCCCGGCACCCCCTGGCAGTGGCAACTCAGCGGCACCGTCGACCAGTCCGTCGACGTCCCGGTGTACGACATCGACGGCTTCGAGAACGACGCATCCGTGGTCGCCTCGCTGCACGCCAAGGGCCGCAAGGTGATCTGCTACGTCAACGCGGGCGCCTGGGAGAGCTTCCGCCCCGACGCCGCCGCCTTCCCCAGCTCGGTGCGCGGCTCGGGCGACGGCTGGAAGGGCGAGAACTGGTTCGACATCCGCCAGATCGACGTGCTGCGCCCGCTGCTCGCCAAGCGCTTCCAGATGTGCAAGGACAAGGGCTTCGACGCCATCGAACCCGACCTGCTGGACGCCTACCAGAACAACTCGGGCTTCCCGGTCACCGCCGACGACCAGATCGCCTACAACAAGATGGTCGCCCAACTGGCCCACGGCCTGGGCCTCGGCGTGGCGTTGAAGAACGACGTCGACCAGGTGCCCCAGCTCGTCGACTCCTTCGACTTCGCCATCGACGAGCAGTGCGCGCAGTACCAGGAGTGCGACGAACTGACGCCGTTCATCCAGCAGGACAAGGCGGTGCTGCACGTCGAGTACAGCGTGCCGACCAGTCAGTTCTGCGCGCAGTCGAACCGGCTGCGGTTCAGCTCGATGGAGAAGCACCTGGAACTGGACGCGTGGCGCCAGCCGTGCTGACGGCCTTGCTGCGCCACGCGACCTGAGCGAACCGGGTCGGTCACGTCACTTGACGGCGAGCCAGACCACCGCGACGACCACCACGAGCGCCACGATCGCCCCCAGGACGATCACGCCGTTACGGCCACCGCCGCTGCGGTGCACGGAGACGTTGCTGGGGGCCTGGGCCGCCGGCGTCTCCACAAAAGCCCGGAACATCTGGGTGCTGCCGGCAGGGTCTTCATAGTTCTCAGCCATGGCATGGGACTCTAACCAATCCGGCCCCACCCAGCACAGTCCGGACCCCTGCCGGCCGAGCGCGTCGCCCGCCCGGCACGGCGCTCGCCCCGGAATGGCCGCCGCCCACCGCTCGTTGTCCACGGGCATGACCGACTTTCCCCAGACAGCCGCCGCCGTCCCGCTCGGCCGCTCCTCGCTGACCGTCTTCCCGTTCTCGCTCGGCGGCAACGTCTTCGGCTGGACCGCGGACGAGGCCCAGTCCTTCGCCGTGCTGGACGCCTACGCGGCGGCCGGCGGCAACTTCGTCGACACCGCCGACTTCTACTCGGCCTGGGCGCCGGGCAACCAGGGCGGCGAGTCCGAGACCGTCCTCGGCAACTGGCTGCGCTCGCGCGGCAACCGCGAGCAGATCCTGGTGGCCACCAAGGTCGGCCAGCACCCCGAGGCACTGGGCCTGAGCGCCGCGAACATCCGCTCGGCCACCGAGGCCTCGCTGCGCCGGCTCGGCATCGAGCGGATCGACCTGCTCTACACCCACCGCGACGACCCCGAGGTCCCGGTCGCCGAGATCATCGGCGCGCTGGACGAGCTGGTGCGGGAGGGCAAGGTCCGGGAGATCGCGGCCTCCAACCTCAGTGCCGAACGCCTGGCCGCCTCGCTCGCCTTCTCCGAGCAGGAGGGCCTGGCCGCGTACGTCGCCGTCCAGCCGCACTACAACCTGGTCTCCCGCGGCACCTACGAGGGCGAGCTGGCCGCCGTGGTGGCCGAGCACGGCCTCTCCGCCGTCCCGTACTTCGCGTTGGCGGCCGGCTTCCTCACCGGCAAGTACCGCCCGGGCGGCCCGAGCGTGCCCAGTGCCCGGGCCGAGGGCGCCGCCCGCTACCTGGCGGACCCGCGCGCCGTGCGGGTGCTCACCGCGGTGGACACCGTCGCCGCCGCCCACCAGGTCGAGCCCGCCACCATCGCGATGGCCTGGCTCACCGCCCAGCCCACCGTCGCCGCGCCCATCGCCAGCGCCCGCACCGTCGAGCAGCTCGCCCCGCTGCTGGCCGCCACCACCCTGCAGCTGACCACCGAGGAGCTGGACCTGCTGGACGCCGCCTCCGCCTGAGCCCCGCGCGGCCGTCGTTGTCCACCGCCTGTGGACGACGACGGCCGCCGGGCGCCGCTCAGGAGGGGCGGCCCATCTGCGTCGGGTAGTAGCCGGCGTTGAGGGTCGAGACGCGCACCTTCTTGCCCGGACGCGGGGCCTCGACGTAGCTCCCGTCGCCCAGGTAGATCGCGACGTGGTGGATGCCCGAGGGACGGCCGCTGTCCGACCAGAAGATCAGGTCGCCGCGCCGCAGCTGGCCCGAGCTGATCGGGGTGGTGGCCGCGTACTGGTCGTCGGCCACCCGGGGCAGCTCGATCCCCGCGCGGCGGTAGGCCTGCTGCACCAGGCCCGAGCAGTCGTAGCCGGCCGGGCCGTTGCCGCCCCAGACATAGGGCTTGCCGAGCTGGGCGAGCGCGTAGGCGACGGCGGGCTCGGTGCCGGCGGTGCTGCTCGCGGGGGTGCTGGGCGTGCCGGTCGGCGTGGCCGGGCCGCCGGTCCCGTCGCCGCCGCCGGTGCGGCTCAGATAGACGTCGTAGTGACTGGTGTAGCGCCACTCCCCCGCAGCGTTCTTGAACCAGTACACCGACCCGTCCCACCCCTGACGCATCCCGTCGGCATCCGCACCGGCGCCACCGCCGGAACCGCCGGAACCGCCACCGCCGGTGCGGCTCAGATAGACGTCGTAGTGGCGGGTGTAGCGCCACTCCCCCGCCGCGTTCTTGAACCAGTACTTCGAGCCGTCCCACCCCGGGCCGCTCGGCGCCGGCTCCGCGCTGGCCGTCCCGGCCGCCGCGCCGAGCCCCAGCACGCCGGCCCCGGCGAGGACGCTGGTGGCCAGGCAGGCCCCCCGGACCGTCAGACCCAGCTGCGGTATTCGGCCCGCCCGGGCGGCGGCGCGGCTGCGGCGCAGCAGCTCCCGCGAACCCGACGCGGCGGTGCAGGGCGGGCATCCGCACCGCACCGCCGCCGGCACCTCGCCGAGTTGCTCGTCGAAGCGGATCAGAGCCGGGTCGGTGGCTATCCTCATGCGCGCTTTCCTTCCTGGCCGGCCTTGCCGTTCTTCGTCAGCGCGCCGGCGCCGGCCGGCGCCGGGACGGTGGCGGGCAGCCCGCTCGGCACACCGGCCGGGGCTACGAACGCCACCAGGAGCTGCTCCATCAGGGCGCTGCGCGCCGCCACGTCCAGCTCATGGGTGGTGGCCCGCTCCAGGCGCCGCACCGCGAGGGCCGCGGCCTCCACCGCGTCGTCCACCAGCACCGTGCGCAGCCCCGCATCGAGCTCGGCCAGCCGGCGACGGCGCATCGAGTCGGCCACCTCCGGCGCGTACTCCAGGGCGAGCGGCTGCGCCGAGTAGACCTCCAGACCGGCCGGAGCGGCCTCGGCGGCCAGCGCGCGGCTGAGCTCGTCGGCGAACCACTGGCCGTCGCGCAGCGCCGGTCCCGGTGCCGCGTCGCTGTCGCAGGGCAGCGTGCTCGCGGTGCGGGTGAGCACGGCGTGGATCTGCTCGCGCAGGTACTCCTCGTGGTCGCCGACCGCGAACACCGCGCGCGCCGTGTCCTTGATCCGCCAGACCACCAGCAGCCGGACCACGATCGGGGTCCCCGTACGGTCCGTCACCTGGACCGCCTCGCTGCGCCAGTGCCGCAGCCGGACGTCCACCCGGCGGCGGCGCAGCAGCGGGTTGACCCAGAGCAGCCCGGTGCGGCGCACCGTTCCCCGGTAGCGGCCCCAGCGGCTGAGCACCCTGGTCTCGCCGCCCGCGTTGGCCAGCAGCCCCGCCAGCGCGTACAGCGCGACGGCGGCGCCGACCGTCACGGCCGAAAGGGCCCACCCGGTCACCACCGGCCCGCCGGTCTCCTGGACGGCCTCGCTGCGCAGGTCGGGCAGCTCGTCGGCGAAGTGCGGGATCAGCCCCGCCTGCGCCAGCACCAGCGCGATCGAGACCAGCGCCAGCAACAGGGCGGCCAGCGCCACCCACCCCGGCAGCGCGAGCGCCTCCCGCTCGCGCAGCTCCGGGTCCGCCTTCGGGGGACGACGGGCGGCGATCTCGGCGCGGCTGTCCACAAGCTGTGGACGGTCGGCCGGCGGTGGGACCTGGGCCGGAGCGGCCGGCGCCGGGAGCGGCAGCGGCAGCGCCTCGGTCGCGGGCTCCGCCGGGGGGCCGACCGTGGCTCTCTTCTTCAGCAGTGGGGTCGCCCCGGCGAGGGTGCGGCGGGCGGGGTCGCGGGGGGCGTCCATGCAGGATTCCTCAGGCTCGATGTGTCACGCGGAGTCAGGTTAAGTACATAAGTCAGCAAATGCGACATTTGGCCGATGGCGTGTCGGTTTTTCCTGACACTCCGTCGGCCGAGGTCGGGCACCCCCGTCAGCGGCGCCGGCTGCCCGGCCCGCGGGCCAGCACCCGTCTGGTGATCAAGGTCATCCCGGCGAGGATCAGCAGCACCCCGCAGCTCGCCGCCCGCCAGCTGCTGAGCGCGGTGTGCCGGGCGGCGGGCGGCTCGGCAGCGGGCGGCGGGGCGAGCAGGCCGCTGCCGGAGGCGGCGGCGGGGCTGGGCGCGGAAGTCGGCGAGGCCGACTTCTGAGGTGTGGCGCTCGCACTCGGGCCGGCGCTCGCACTCGCACTCGCAGCGGCACCCGCGCTGGTGCTCGCACCCGCGCTGGCGCCTGCCCCCGCCCCCGTGGTCACACCCGCACCCGCGCTCGCGCTCGGGGTGACCACCCCCGGTGTCGCGGCCACTGCCGCCGCGTTCACCACCCGCACCCGCACCGGGTCACCCGTCGTCGTGTTGCCCGCCCGGTCCGTCGCGGTCGGCGTCAGCAGCTGCTCGCCCTCGCGCAGGTCCCGCAGCGCGTTGCAGGCCCAGCTCCCGTCCACCGCCGCGACCGCCGAGCAGAGCGCGCCGTCCCGCCCGGCCAGCACCGTCACCGTCGTACCGGTCTCGCCCCGGCCCGTCAGACGCGGACGGACCAGGTGCAGCACCTCGCCGGGCCCCGGGGAGCTGATCACCGGCTTGGCCGGCGGCACGGTGCGCACGATCAGCGTGGTCGGGTGCCCCGCGGCGCGGTTGCCGGCCGGGTCAACCGCGGTGGCCGTCAGCAGGTGCGGCCCCTCGGCCAGTTCCTCCACCGGCAGGCAGGACCAGCTCCGGTCCGCCTTCACCGCCGTGCGGCACAGTTCGGCGGCCGGGCTCCCCTCCGTCACGGAGACGGTGCTGCCCGGCCCGCCCGTGCCGGTCAGCAGCAGCCCCGGGTCGTTGGTGTACCCGGGCAGTGTGAAGACCGGGGCGGTGGGCGGCGTGGTGTTCACGGTGATCCGCACCGGGTCGCCGGTCCGCAGCACGCCGCCGCTGGTGGTCTCGGCCGGCCGCACGGTGTGCGCACCCGGGGCGAGCGCGCCGGCGGCCCGGCAGCTCCAGCCGCCGTCCTCGTCCACGGTGGCCTGGCAGAGCGTCGCCCCGTCCTCCTGGACGGCCACGGTGGCGCCCGGCACGCCGCGGTCGCCGGCGAACCGCGGTCGCACCTCGCTGACCGTCGCGCCCGGCAGCGGGCTGGTGATCTCGGGCGTGGCCGCGCCCACCGAGAGCCGGATCGCCTGGTCCTCGACCTCGCCGGCGTCCGCGAAGCCGTCGGCCGCCACCACCTGGGCCGGGTCACGGGCGATCCGCAGCCGGGCCCAGGTGTCACCGGCGGCCACGTCCGGCGGCACGATCCACTCCAGGGTGGCGCTGCTCGCCCCGGGCTGGACCTCGACCTGGGCCCGCTCGGTGGCGTCGAACCGGCCGTCGCCGTCGAAGTCGATCCAGCCGGCCAGTGTCGCACCGCTCGGCCCGGGGCTGACCGGCACCGTCAGGTCGTAGTAGCCACCGATCGCCGCGTCCTGCGGGAAGCTGATCGCGGGGTCGTTGGCGACGTGGTCGACCCGGCC from Kitasatospora sp. NBC_01250 includes these protein-coding regions:
- a CDS encoding spherulation-specific family 4 protein, which produces MTSTPAARLLVPLYVHPAVDPAAWQAVAAAGPDTVRAVVLNIADGPGPAPDPAFEQAAADLTEAGIPLLGYVDTAYGARPHGEVVADLLTFRQWYATSGVYFDQAAGHPAALAHYRRLATAARAAGCTTIVLGHGVHPEPSFAEPELGDLLVTFEGSWTEYDALALPLWTGHHPAERFCHLVYQVPAEAAEAAGALIASRRAGVGCTVSGSGDNPWATLPHGLAPPARPFAVVGPRTTAPPAATGNPATPPSTPKPSECPL
- a CDS encoding NAD-dependent epimerase/dehydratase family protein, with product MRILLLGGNGFLGRHAATALRALPAAELATAGRRPDHDLRLDLTNSQVESLAADLAELAPSVVVNCAGAVSGSARHQSEVNARGPAVLAEALELSCPTARLIHLGSGGEYGPGRDGTSLAETDQPSPTGIYGVTKLAGTLAVTGSALDAVVLRIFNPVGPGSPAASLPGRLAAELAADPGGVVTVGDLSAYRDFVDARDVAAAVVAAVLATAPLPRILNIAGGRARPVRAIADGLVAAAGFTGRIEESGAGSARSATVSWHQADIGAAERALDWRPRIPLEQSLRDLWSDVRGPAPAPGPGSADQLVAGSR
- a CDS encoding aldo/keto reductase; the encoded protein is MTDFPQTAAAVPLGRSSLTVFPFSLGGNVFGWTADEAQSFAVLDAYAAAGGNFVDTADFYSAWAPGNQGGESETVLGNWLRSRGNREQILVATKVGQHPEALGLSAANIRSATEASLRRLGIERIDLLYTHRDDPEVPVAEIIGALDELVREGKVREIAASNLSAERLAASLAFSEQEGLAAYVAVQPHYNLVSRGTYEGELAAVVAEHGLSAVPYFALAAGFLTGKYRPGGPSVPSARAEGAARYLADPRAVRVLTAVDTVAAAHQVEPATIAMAWLTAQPTVAAPIASARTVEQLAPLLAATTLQLTTEELDLLDAASA
- a CDS encoding SPFH domain-containing protein, with protein sequence MDAPRDPARRTLAGATPLLKKRATVGPPAEPATEALPLPLPAPAAPAQVPPPADRPQLVDSRAEIAARRPPKADPELREREALALPGWVALAALLLALVSIALVLAQAGLIPHFADELPDLRSEAVQETGGPVVTGWALSAVTVGAAVALYALAGLLANAGGETRVLSRWGRYRGTVRRTGLLWVNPLLRRRRVDVRLRHWRSEAVQVTDRTGTPIVVRLLVVWRIKDTARAVFAVGDHEEYLREQIHAVLTRTASTLPCDSDAAPGPALRDGQWFADELSRALAAEAAPAGLEVYSAQPLALEYAPEVADSMRRRRLAELDAGLRTVLVDDAVEAAALAVRRLERATTHELDVAARSALMEQLLVAFVAPAGVPSGLPATVPAPAGAGALTKNGKAGQEGKRA
- a CDS encoding endo alpha-1,4 polygalactosaminidase; amino-acid sequence: MTRRSTALLAALTLTTAMLVSACASDGGDDSDQPEPGPATSAANSPSGGASSPSSPSALPSATGSPAASGPPSAGASGPGSASPSGSASPSGPASPTPSGSTGGTGQAYWHPTPGTPWQWQLSGTVDQSVDVPVYDIDGFENDASVVASLHAKGRKVICYVNAGAWESFRPDAAAFPSSVRGSGDGWKGENWFDIRQIDVLRPLLAKRFQMCKDKGFDAIEPDLLDAYQNNSGFPVTADDQIAYNKMVAQLAHGLGLGVALKNDVDQVPQLVDSFDFAIDEQCAQYQECDELTPFIQQDKAVLHVEYSVPTSQFCAQSNRLRFSSMEKHLELDAWRQPC
- a CDS encoding Ig-like domain-containing protein yields the protein MPGRSPRNSRPGRPHRHRSAPPARRRSVVVAAALAFGLTVGWLPTASQAQQSPDSWAGDQRAVLRSGLTVDLDFAADPGVTAYPAAGRLDERTAASYVDGVRPGAPAETVRFGQDRPEADGAWRTLGTLQLSFSRPVRNPRLHVSGLAGVASGPGGRTSSAIRLSVTGGSPGGPALTGRSPWNGWTVGGGVLGPGTADGSGDASADPAGSLELDGTFDTAVLRVDRRDTADPGSTTAPPDLRQAFTVTLDETLGSAPTRYGNASHVVSDLFLGSDALSAAPAAPLAQRGGGLEPAPPELQPGRVDHVANDPAISFPQDAAIGGYYDLTVPVSPGPSGATLAGWIDFDGDGRFDATERAQVEVQPGASSATLEWIVPPDVAAGDTWARLRIARDPAQVVAADGFADAGEVEDQAIRLSVGAATPEITSPLPGATVSEVRPRFAGDRGVPGATVAVQEDGATLCQATVDEDGGWSCRAAGALAPGAHTVRPAETTSGGVLRTGDPVRITVNTTPPTAPVFTLPGYTNDPGLLLTGTGGPGSTVSVTEGSPAAELCRTAVKADRSWSCLPVEELAEGPHLLTATAVDPAGNRAAGHPTTLIVRTVPPAKPVISSPGPGEVLHLVRPRLTGRGETGTTVTVLAGRDGALCSAVAAVDGSWACNALRDLREGEQLLTPTATDRAGNTTTGDPVRVRVVNAAAVAATPGVVTPSASAGAGVTTGAGAGASAGASTSAGAAASASASAGPSASATPQKSASPTSAPSPAAASGSGLLAPPPAAEPPAARHTALSSWRAASCGVLLILAGMTLITRRVLARGPGSRRR
- a CDS encoding C40 family peptidase, whose product is MRIATDPALIRFDEQLGEVPAAVRCGCPPCTAASGSRELLRRSRAAARAGRIPQLGLTVRGACLATSVLAGAGVLGLGAAAGTASAEPAPSGPGWDGSKYWFKNAAGEWRYTRHYDVYLSRTGGGGSGGSGGGAGADADGMRQGWDGSVYWFKNAAGEWRYTSHYDVYLSRTGGGDGTGGPATPTGTPSTPASSTAGTEPAVAYALAQLGKPYVWGGNGPAGYDCSGLVQQAYRRAGIELPRVADDQYAATTPISSGQLRRGDLIFWSDSGRPSGIHHVAIYLGDGSYVEAPRPGKKVRVSTLNAGYYPTQMGRPS